One segment of Sulfobacillus thermosulfidooxidans DSM 9293 DNA contains the following:
- a CDS encoding Zn-dependent hydrolase, translating to MPDILASSRLQRRLDALAAIGRDDTGGITRPFGSAAERAARQWFLGEAEKAGLVTRTDPAGNLWALFPGASLDIVAVGSHLDTVVHGGAYDGALGVLLGLEALQTLQEEGYRPHHTLAVLALTGEEPNPFRLSTLGSRLLTGILSWDTVLEVTDETGYSVREALHQAGAPALHDPGVHMPHLKGFFEPHIEQGPRLHEAGLPVGVVSTITGITRQLITLTGEQNHAGTTPYVARRDAVQGFAQAMVLFQELSQQFVDRAVGTVGYVRVFPNSINIVPSRVEFMVEWRAPQLEILAEVTSTFWQRLQALGSRLHLSLTREIILDQAPSPMDEAVQALLHGVIEEMGVPHPTMVSWAGHDAAHLAKRVPTGMLFVRSNGYSHCPDESANTEDIMLAAEIVRRALMRWDAVASRNAYPLFSKDVTGC from the coding sequence ATGCCAGATATTTTGGCCTCATCTCGACTGCAACGACGGCTTGATGCCCTTGCCGCTATCGGACGAGATGACACGGGAGGCATTACCCGACCCTTTGGCAGTGCGGCGGAACGGGCGGCTAGGCAATGGTTTTTAGGGGAAGCGGAGAAGGCGGGACTGGTGACCCGCACCGATCCGGCAGGGAATCTCTGGGCTTTGTTCCCAGGGGCGTCTTTAGATATTGTGGCCGTAGGCTCCCACTTGGACACGGTGGTGCACGGCGGCGCCTATGATGGCGCCCTCGGAGTCCTGCTGGGATTAGAAGCCCTGCAAACATTGCAGGAAGAAGGATACAGGCCCCACCATACCCTGGCCGTGTTAGCATTAACCGGAGAAGAACCCAATCCTTTTCGCCTCTCCACGTTAGGGAGTCGCCTGTTGACAGGCATCCTGTCGTGGGACACGGTCCTGGAGGTCACTGATGAGACCGGCTATTCTGTGCGAGAGGCGCTGCATCAAGCGGGGGCTCCTGCGCTCCATGATCCCGGGGTTCACATGCCACACTTAAAAGGTTTCTTCGAGCCTCATATTGAACAAGGACCGAGACTTCATGAAGCCGGACTCCCCGTGGGAGTGGTGAGCACCATTACCGGGATTACGCGGCAGCTGATCACGTTGACCGGAGAACAAAACCATGCGGGAACGACACCCTATGTCGCTCGTCGTGATGCGGTGCAGGGATTTGCTCAAGCCATGGTCCTCTTCCAAGAATTGAGCCAACAATTCGTCGATCGTGCGGTCGGTACCGTCGGATACGTTCGCGTGTTTCCCAATTCGATCAACATTGTCCCCTCGCGGGTCGAATTCATGGTGGAATGGCGTGCTCCTCAACTCGAAATCTTGGCGGAGGTCACCAGCACCTTTTGGCAGCGTTTGCAGGCATTGGGTTCGCGTTTACATTTGTCCCTGACCCGCGAAATCATCTTAGATCAGGCACCGAGTCCCATGGATGAGGCCGTGCAAGCCTTACTCCATGGCGTGATCGAGGAGATGGGTGTGCCGCATCCCACCATGGTCAGTTGGGCCGGGCATGATGCGGCCCATCTGGCCAAACGTGTGCCGACGGGTATGCTGTTTGTGCGTAGTAATGGCTACAGCCATTGTCCCGACGAGTCGGCTAATACCGAGGATATTATGCTCGCGGCCGAGATTGTGCGGCGAGCGCTCATGCGGTGGGACGCTGTTGCGTCTAGGAACGCATATCCGCTGTTCTCAAAGGATGTGACGGGATGCTGA
- a CDS encoding amidohydrolase family protein: MLSVYEPAWMWVNNQFVAHYGVVVDDDTGTIVRVGPEKDLRRLFPQARWICWPQQAMVPGTINTHNHSFQHLLRGIAVDQPFLVWRDRALYRITPHLNAEAIYLGAKLAFTEMVLNGITTVVDFFYVHNHGLDNDWAVIQAARDVGIRLVLARTFYDWDGAPEAYRETPDDAVYRTEELAARCAPDHAVFIHPAPHSVHGASDEMIQAGVDLARRLGTPYHIHIAEEPFEVNESLARTGKTPVQHLADLGMITDHLIAIHLTWVNGEDIQLLGAAQAHLAYCPSSNMFLADGITPLPRLRQAGVRMGLGTDGGCSNNRASIFEEMRMAALLQKVGTLDATSVSHQDVWTMGTQAGAEMLGLPAGQIADGLWADFVGIDLNHLSLLPWNSETLLANIVYAMTPQAIRQVVIQGKPLVRDGQWLNENLTELVVRIQDLIQRWG, translated from the coding sequence ATGCTGAGCGTTTATGAGCCGGCCTGGATGTGGGTGAATAATCAATTTGTGGCGCATTATGGCGTCGTGGTCGATGACGACACGGGCACCATTGTTCGGGTGGGACCCGAGAAGGATTTGAGGCGTCTTTTTCCTCAGGCGCGCTGGATCTGCTGGCCGCAACAGGCCATGGTGCCGGGCACCATTAACACCCATAATCACTCCTTTCAGCATTTACTGCGCGGCATCGCGGTGGATCAGCCGTTTTTAGTGTGGCGGGACAGGGCCTTATATCGCATTACGCCACATCTGAATGCAGAGGCGATTTACTTAGGAGCCAAATTGGCGTTTACGGAAATGGTCTTAAACGGCATTACCACGGTTGTCGATTTCTTTTATGTGCATAATCACGGCCTCGACAATGACTGGGCGGTGATTCAAGCCGCACGAGACGTGGGCATTCGTCTGGTCCTGGCTCGGACCTTCTATGACTGGGACGGGGCACCGGAAGCCTACCGGGAAACTCCTGATGACGCGGTGTACCGGACAGAAGAATTAGCGGCACGTTGTGCTCCGGATCACGCGGTCTTCATCCATCCCGCCCCCCACAGTGTGCACGGCGCGTCGGATGAGATGATCCAAGCTGGCGTGGATTTGGCGCGGCGTCTGGGGACCCCCTATCACATTCATATTGCCGAGGAGCCGTTTGAAGTCAACGAAAGTCTGGCCCGGACCGGGAAAACGCCCGTGCAGCATCTGGCCGATCTGGGGATGATCACCGATCACCTTATCGCCATTCACCTGACGTGGGTGAATGGCGAGGATATCCAGCTCTTGGGGGCGGCCCAGGCTCATCTCGCCTATTGTCCCTCCAGCAACATGTTTTTAGCAGATGGCATTACCCCACTTCCTCGCTTACGGCAAGCGGGGGTTCGCATGGGGCTCGGCACGGATGGGGGATGCAGTAACAACCGGGCCAGTATTTTTGAGGAAATGCGGATGGCCGCGTTGCTCCAAAAAGTGGGGACACTCGATGCCACCAGCGTGTCACACCAGGACGTTTGGACCATGGGGACACAAGCGGGGGCTGAGATGTTGGGGCTGCCCGCGGGTCAAATTGCGGACGGCTTATGGGCTGATTTTGTGGGGATTGATCTCAATCATCTGTCACTGTTGCCGTGGAATTCCGAAACCCTCTTGGCCAATATCGTGTATGCGATGACGCCGCAAGCGATTCGCCAGGTTGTGATTCAGGGCAAACCTTTGGTACGTGATGGTCAGTGGCTAAACGAAAATCTGACGGAGTTGGTTGTAAGAATTCAAGATCTCATTCAGCGCTGGGGGTAA
- the hutU gene encoding urocanate hydratase, which produces MERDFFQHVGIQAPVGPTRHCKGWGQEAALRMLMNNLDARVGENPQERIVYGGRGRAARSWPAYDKIVESLLTLENDETLLIQSGKPVGIFKTQPQAPRVLIANANLVGKWATLEEFDRLEKQGLTMFGQMTAGSWIYIGSQGVIQGTFETLAALARKHFDGTLKGRLYVSAGLGGMGGAQPLAAKMLDGVALIAEVDAKRIQKRLDTGYLDVAYDSIEAAVSRALAAKQAAESLSIGVHCHANALLHYLITNQIIPDVLSDQTAAHDPLIGYIPDELDVSEALSLRHADPVDYLQRARRSIAHHVQNLLQLQKAGAHTFDYGNNIRREAFDQGVTDAFDIPGYVPAYIRDLFNQGKGPFRWAVLSGKPEEIYQLDALALEMFGDNPLLTRWFTLAQKYIHFQGLPARIAYMGLGERDAFATKVNEWVAQGVLSAPVVFGRDHHDTGSVASPYRETEAMRDGSDAIADWPILNALLNTASGAHWVSFHHGGGTGIGYALHAGAVVVADGSEDSAGRLSRVFFNDPGIGVIRHADAGYDLATQTMKAHEDRMRAPFVGPNTNIPMI; this is translated from the coding sequence ATGGAAAGGGACTTTTTCCAGCACGTAGGGATTCAAGCTCCCGTGGGGCCAACACGGCATTGCAAAGGATGGGGGCAGGAAGCGGCGCTGCGCATGTTGATGAATAATCTCGATGCGCGCGTCGGGGAAAACCCTCAAGAGCGCATTGTCTATGGAGGACGCGGACGGGCGGCGCGGTCATGGCCCGCGTATGACAAGATTGTGGAAAGTTTATTAACGTTGGAAAATGACGAAACCTTATTGATCCAATCGGGAAAACCCGTGGGAATATTTAAGACCCAACCCCAGGCCCCGCGCGTCTTGATTGCCAATGCCAACTTAGTAGGAAAGTGGGCGACCTTGGAAGAGTTTGACCGGTTAGAAAAACAGGGTTTAACCATGTTTGGACAAATGACGGCAGGTTCTTGGATCTATATCGGTAGTCAAGGGGTGATTCAAGGCACCTTCGAAACATTAGCGGCTTTGGCTCGTAAACATTTTGATGGCACCTTGAAAGGGCGCCTTTATGTATCGGCCGGATTGGGGGGAATGGGCGGAGCACAGCCCTTAGCAGCCAAAATGTTAGATGGCGTGGCGTTAATCGCTGAAGTGGATGCAAAACGGATTCAAAAACGCCTCGACACCGGATATCTTGATGTGGCCTATGACAGTATCGAAGCCGCTGTCAGCCGGGCACTGGCGGCAAAACAGGCGGCTGAATCTCTCTCAATTGGGGTCCACTGTCATGCCAATGCGTTATTACACTATTTAATCACCAACCAGATCATTCCCGATGTGTTATCGGACCAGACGGCCGCACATGATCCCCTTATCGGGTATATTCCTGATGAACTCGACGTCAGCGAAGCCCTATCCTTGCGCCATGCGGATCCAGTGGATTATTTACAGCGTGCTCGACGTTCCATTGCACATCATGTTCAAAATCTGCTGCAGCTTCAAAAAGCGGGAGCTCATACGTTTGATTATGGCAATAATATTCGCCGAGAAGCGTTCGATCAAGGAGTCACCGACGCCTTTGACATCCCCGGATATGTTCCCGCCTATATTCGGGATTTGTTTAATCAGGGCAAAGGCCCGTTTCGCTGGGCGGTTCTTTCCGGAAAGCCTGAAGAAATTTACCAGTTAGATGCCTTAGCCCTTGAGATGTTTGGCGATAACCCGCTGTTAACCCGGTGGTTTACCCTCGCTCAAAAATATATTCATTTCCAAGGCCTTCCCGCACGCATCGCCTACATGGGCTTAGGGGAGCGCGACGCTTTCGCGACAAAGGTTAATGAATGGGTGGCACAAGGTGTGCTGTCAGCCCCCGTCGTATTTGGCCGCGACCATCATGATACCGGATCTGTAGCTTCTCCTTACCGCGAAACCGAGGCCATGCGAGATGGTTCTGATGCGATCGCCGATTGGCCGATTCTCAACGCCTTATTAAATACCGCCTCGGGTGCTCACTGGGTCTCCTTTCATCATGGAGGAGGTACCGGGATTGGTTATGCTCTGCATGCGGGCGCTGTCGTGGTTGCGGACGGGAGTGAGGATAGTGCGGGACGCTTATCGCGGGTGTTCTTTAATGATCCGGGCATTGGCGTGATTCGGCATGCGGATGCTGGATATGATTTGGCCACGCAGACTATGAAGGCACATGAAGACCGCATGCGTGCGCCGTTTGTGGGACCAAATACCAATATTCCTATGATTTAG
- a CDS encoding M20 family metallopeptidase has protein sequence MMISQEIKEIVATKAEQLWDIAHAIHGLHELKFEEVESASLLTYWLEEQGFEVNREVAGMKTAFVAHRIVGHHGPTVAFVAEYDALPELGHACGHNVIATMSVGAGAALATWLEHHNRAGHVMVIGSPGEEGGGGKIFLLDQGAFAHVDIAMMLHPAAKDEVAPEYLAREGIDVDFFGVAAHAAAAPEKGINALDAVVMFYQMLHALRPRFRPSDRIHGIITHGGDSPNVIPEHTSARILVRSKDADRVHDLLTWVEHAAEAAARGTGCQFRWSRFVPFYNNVRHNSSLVALADQVFREFDRMPVTMAEAHGSTDMGNVSHVLPSFHANIGLGDGLVTHTHGFCAAADSEAGRQAMIDGAGILATMGARYVSDLGLQQAVRENFDGMTQDN, from the coding sequence ATGATGATTAGTCAAGAAATCAAAGAGATTGTGGCGACCAAAGCGGAACAGTTGTGGGATATTGCCCATGCCATTCACGGGCTGCATGAATTAAAGTTCGAAGAAGTGGAGTCTGCTTCGTTGTTAACCTACTGGCTGGAAGAGCAAGGGTTTGAGGTCAACCGCGAAGTGGCGGGAATGAAGACGGCTTTTGTAGCCCACCGCATTGTCGGACATCATGGACCAACGGTGGCCTTTGTTGCGGAATATGATGCATTGCCTGAGCTGGGACATGCTTGTGGACATAATGTGATTGCCACGATGTCGGTGGGGGCGGGTGCAGCTCTTGCCACGTGGCTCGAACATCACAATCGGGCAGGACATGTTATGGTCATTGGCAGTCCCGGTGAAGAAGGCGGAGGCGGAAAGATTTTCTTATTAGATCAGGGAGCTTTTGCACACGTTGACATCGCCATGATGCTTCATCCTGCCGCCAAAGATGAAGTAGCGCCCGAGTACTTGGCACGGGAGGGAATCGATGTGGATTTCTTTGGGGTGGCTGCGCATGCCGCGGCCGCGCCTGAGAAAGGGATTAATGCGTTAGATGCGGTCGTCATGTTTTATCAAATGCTTCATGCGCTGCGTCCTCGTTTTCGACCTTCTGACCGGATTCACGGCATTATTACCCATGGAGGAGATTCCCCTAATGTGATCCCAGAGCATACGAGTGCACGCATCTTGGTCCGTTCCAAGGATGCAGATCGCGTCCATGATCTGTTGACGTGGGTGGAACACGCAGCGGAGGCGGCGGCGCGAGGAACCGGATGCCAATTTCGTTGGTCGCGCTTTGTGCCGTTTTATAACAATGTTCGTCATAATTCGTCTCTCGTCGCCCTGGCCGATCAAGTCTTTCGAGAATTTGACCGAATGCCGGTCACAATGGCGGAAGCACACGGCTCGACAGATATGGGCAATGTGAGTCATGTTTTGCCGTCCTTTCACGCCAATATTGGATTGGGCGATGGATTAGTGACGCACACGCATGGCTTTTGTGCGGCGGCGGATTCAGAAGCGGGACGGCAGGCCATGATCGATGGTGCCGGGATTTTAGCCACGATGGGTGCACGTTATGTGTCGGATTTGGGATTACAACAAGCCGTTAGGGAAAATTTTGATGGCATGACACAAGACAATTAA
- a CDS encoding MFS transporter, protein MSQEASPRLVKGTDTLRARAKHSQAMFIVIVLVAGLPALLEGFDTSLYAFGSPYILKDIHAHNLALLGLIGTAYALGIAVFSLIGGVLFDYFSVKWTVMIAVAVFTIFTLLTGYAPNVVTLFWMRLLVGFGVGMFQPAIITLLGDIFFETRGRGVSVFAVFFGAGVFFSPYVIAPFLPHVEIPFVISALLSVLVLTLFAWIIPPVYKTVTARRAGFRNIFTRNVLFLSLSIFLFGITLFGFRSYFSDYLLFGLHLVKSQAATIASMEGLGGLLLAFPLGYLADKWGRKPLVSVASLLVMLGSLFVFSGIGRVGFLIFATFLFGAGWGVYVDLVSALGQDSVSDVVAGTVTGWLLLVFNVGALVGGPLFGFLLHEGYHEAGIIGIGLPAVLAFLMTLWTQPIRTSNIVSD, encoded by the coding sequence ATGAGTCAAGAAGCCAGTCCTAGACTTGTTAAGGGAACAGACACCTTACGCGCTCGCGCGAAGCACAGCCAAGCGATGTTTATTGTGATTGTTCTCGTGGCTGGACTACCCGCGTTGCTCGAAGGATTTGATACCAGCTTATATGCGTTCGGATCTCCTTATATTCTTAAAGACATTCATGCCCACAATCTGGCTCTGTTGGGCTTAATCGGGACTGCCTATGCATTGGGTATTGCGGTGTTTAGCTTAATTGGCGGTGTACTCTTTGATTATTTCTCGGTGAAATGGACGGTGATGATTGCCGTGGCCGTCTTTACGATTTTCACTTTGCTAACCGGTTATGCGCCGAATGTGGTGACCTTATTTTGGATGCGGCTTTTGGTAGGATTTGGGGTAGGTATGTTTCAACCCGCGATCATTACCTTGCTCGGAGACATCTTTTTTGAGACTCGGGGCCGGGGGGTGTCCGTGTTTGCCGTGTTCTTTGGGGCCGGGGTGTTTTTCAGTCCGTATGTGATTGCGCCTTTTTTGCCGCACGTAGAGATTCCTTTTGTCATCTCAGCCCTTTTGAGTGTCCTGGTATTGACACTCTTTGCGTGGATTATCCCTCCGGTTTATAAAACCGTCACGGCCAGACGCGCGGGTTTTCGGAACATTTTCACCCGCAACGTGTTATTTTTATCCTTGTCGATTTTTCTCTTTGGCATTACCTTGTTTGGTTTCCGCAGTTATTTTTCCGATTACTTATTGTTTGGTTTGCATTTGGTCAAATCCCAAGCGGCAACGATTGCTTCAATGGAAGGCTTAGGCGGGTTACTCTTGGCGTTTCCGCTCGGGTATCTGGCGGATAAGTGGGGTCGCAAACCCTTGGTGAGTGTCGCGTCCCTGCTGGTGATGTTAGGCAGTTTGTTTGTATTTAGTGGTATTGGACGGGTAGGCTTTTTGATTTTTGCCACATTTCTCTTTGGGGCGGGTTGGGGTGTTTATGTGGATCTCGTCTCGGCTTTGGGACAAGATTCCGTGTCGGATGTCGTTGCCGGTACGGTGACGGGGTGGCTCTTACTGGTCTTTAATGTGGGCGCTTTAGTGGGAGGACCTCTATTTGGTTTCTTACTCCATGAGGGCTATCATGAAGCGGGGATTATAGGAATTGGATTGCCAGCTGTATTAGCCTTTCTTATGACATTATGGACCCAACCGATTCGTACGAGCAATATTGTGAGTGATTAA
- a CDS encoding PilZ domain-containing protein, translating to MLDDPFPSDLPKILTLWWTEPETQTRWKQQVTIDKVEHERTLTVFEYLTPQGLEQRQAVRYSLSLPLTIRTGPWPWQFIKTHTIDVSLTGLRCLLPVSWPPKQEHPATISLDRQVIHMDLHLLRTDFDSQGHYQTACQIIFASTHDHNQWKQFLLSIPRVGRGQMRITH from the coding sequence TTGCTCGATGACCCGTTTCCCAGTGATTTACCCAAAATACTGACTTTGTGGTGGACAGAACCAGAAACACAAACCCGCTGGAAACAGCAGGTGACTATCGACAAGGTAGAACATGAACGCACATTGACTGTCTTTGAATATTTGACACCTCAAGGTCTTGAACAACGTCAGGCAGTAAGGTATTCGTTGTCTCTCCCACTAACCATCCGAACCGGTCCTTGGCCGTGGCAATTTATCAAAACGCACACCATCGATGTCTCCCTGACCGGCCTTCGTTGTTTGCTCCCCGTTTCATGGCCCCCTAAACAAGAGCACCCGGCAACCATTTCTCTAGATCGCCAGGTTATTCACATGGATTTACATCTTTTACGCACAGACTTTGATTCTCAAGGCCACTATCAAACAGCGTGCCAGATTATCTTTGCCTCGACACATGATCACAACCAGTGGAAGCAGTTTCTGCTTTCGATTCCTCGGGTGGGACGGGGACAAATGCGGATCACGCATTAA
- a CDS encoding alpha/beta hydrolase family protein, which produces MVSSPLDRSSLTSLCYSPGQHLLAYWEIRADLAANQYVSTLHTLNPDTGDSSVLTHVKGKPLGLTFGPGDALFYHLGSSLYRVHLNGHVDEIAQFPGSIRSFTIQESTGLVIVAVHLEPDPQDIWVFRTLPFKRDGQGFLVGQDTLWQLSLSGDSPIYLEAFCGYTHPLLSPVAPTVLALRRTQDVQDLLDTTLVKIHLKTQETIPITAPRAIMAMSWAPHGEHFAVIGKDGTIGTPIAPVLYVGKDGENSLTPLYQPETGWLGASDGADWRVSLASAQLKWVNSTQILVSETIHGAKRLVTVSLRGEHAVLTLPTRDFVEGLGTDTQEYYAISHDFTHFDEVVSITPPTMTTLTHHHEERLCPPEEYWIDTPGQDRVHTFVLEAKHRYRGSILAIHGGPYNAFTHQPTILYHALAHLGFRVIWANPHGSIGYGPEFASSLQGHWGERDEKDWQAIVDFFMDSHTSLDQIGVIGTSYGGYMATWLAGRWPSRIKAAVIQAPVVNQLDMLWASDIGYTFTLEGCQITWDNPDEANLKLWQNSPLRYAHHITCPVLILQGLDDQRCPVSQSSALYTLLKTRNVPTEYVIYPGESHLMTTQGRPKMRQDRFERILHWFDQWME; this is translated from the coding sequence ATGGTATCCTCGCCTCTTGACCGGTCTTCGTTAACCTCGTTGTGCTATTCTCCGGGCCAGCATCTCCTGGCTTACTGGGAAATTCGTGCCGATCTGGCCGCCAATCAGTACGTGTCGACACTCCATACCTTGAACCCCGACACCGGGGATTCCAGCGTCCTGACCCACGTAAAGGGCAAGCCCTTAGGTCTCACCTTTGGACCCGGTGACGCCCTATTTTATCATTTAGGATCGTCCCTATACCGGGTCCATCTAAATGGCCACGTTGACGAGATCGCACAGTTTCCCGGATCGATCCGCTCATTCACAATCCAAGAAAGTACTGGTCTCGTGATTGTTGCCGTGCATCTTGAACCTGATCCTCAAGATATCTGGGTGTTTCGCACCTTGCCCTTTAAACGAGATGGCCAGGGTTTCCTCGTCGGTCAAGATACCCTTTGGCAACTCTCGCTAAGTGGAGACTCGCCCATTTATCTCGAAGCTTTTTGTGGTTATACCCATCCCCTATTATCTCCTGTGGCCCCGACAGTTTTAGCCTTAAGACGAACTCAAGATGTCCAAGATCTCTTAGATACCACCCTGGTCAAGATCCATCTCAAAACCCAAGAAACTATTCCCATCACCGCGCCACGGGCCATTATGGCCATGTCGTGGGCTCCACATGGTGAGCATTTTGCCGTCATCGGCAAAGACGGCACCATTGGCACCCCTATAGCCCCTGTTCTTTATGTGGGCAAAGACGGTGAGAACTCACTGACTCCCTTATACCAGCCGGAAACGGGATGGTTAGGCGCCAGTGACGGGGCCGACTGGCGGGTAAGTCTCGCGTCAGCGCAGCTCAAATGGGTCAATTCCACCCAAATTTTAGTGTCTGAAACAATTCATGGCGCCAAACGTTTGGTAACGGTATCTCTCCGTGGAGAACACGCGGTGTTAACCCTTCCCACCAGGGACTTCGTGGAAGGGCTCGGAACAGACACCCAAGAATATTATGCGATTAGCCATGATTTTACCCACTTTGATGAAGTGGTCTCCATCACCCCGCCCACGATGACTACTCTCACACACCATCATGAAGAGCGCCTATGTCCGCCCGAGGAATATTGGATTGACACCCCGGGTCAAGACCGGGTTCACACCTTTGTCTTAGAAGCGAAACATCGTTACCGGGGAAGCATTTTAGCGATTCACGGCGGCCCTTATAATGCCTTCACTCACCAGCCCACCATCCTCTATCATGCTTTAGCCCATTTAGGATTTCGCGTCATTTGGGCCAATCCCCACGGCAGCATTGGCTATGGTCCAGAGTTTGCGTCGTCCCTTCAAGGACACTGGGGAGAACGAGACGAAAAGGACTGGCAGGCGATTGTAGACTTTTTTATGGATTCCCATACTTCTTTAGATCAAATAGGAGTGATAGGCACAAGCTACGGCGGCTATATGGCCACGTGGCTAGCAGGTCGTTGGCCTTCTCGCATCAAGGCCGCTGTCATTCAGGCGCCTGTGGTGAATCAACTCGATATGTTATGGGCATCTGATATTGGCTACACCTTTACCCTAGAAGGTTGTCAAATTACGTGGGATAATCCAGATGAGGCGAATCTCAAACTGTGGCAGAATTCGCCTTTACGATATGCTCATCACATCACCTGCCCCGTCTTAATCTTACAAGGTCTCGACGATCAGCGCTGTCCCGTGTCCCAGTCCTCGGCCTTATATACGTTACTAAAAACCCGCAATGTCCCCACGGAATACGTCATCTATCCTGGCGAGAGTCATTTAATGACGACTCAGGGACGTCCGAAAATGCGTCAAGACCGTTTTGAGCGAATACTACACTGGTTTGATCAATGGATGGAATAG